In one window of Armatimonadota bacterium DNA:
- a CDS encoding DnaJ domain-containing protein: MRLQFDSEVDYYEVLQVHPKAHPEIIKRAYRTLVAHLNAHPDLGGSHQQMVLINRAYEVLSNPELRGAYDDWRESRSAPQPRPATRPSPPPSPPRDRPTTAGTITAVCLKCGRRNRVPQDIGLARARCGACGERLIPTASAGRGETTRTHDAAAGSHRTAAHRLPQDLYNELCREGQLRVQLHRVARGSRLVCRRCQQPWWAPRSGKPPRRCPACGSDEWLTFRLFKCAECGREFETGNLRGWPYLLYPQCPECGSRHWSRAAERSPLRWLMRLLRRRG; the protein is encoded by the coding sequence ATGCGCCTGCAGTTTGATTCCGAGGTTGATTACTACGAAGTGCTGCAGGTGCATCCCAAGGCGCACCCGGAGATCATCAAGCGCGCGTACCGCACGCTGGTCGCGCACCTCAACGCCCACCCCGACCTCGGCGGCAGCCACCAGCAGATGGTGCTGATCAACCGCGCGTACGAGGTGCTGAGCAACCCCGAGCTGCGGGGGGCATATGATGATTGGCGAGAGAGCCGGAGCGCGCCTCAGCCCCGGCCCGCCACCAGACCGTCCCCACCTCCCTCGCCGCCGCGCGACCGGCCGACGACAGCCGGCACGATCACCGCCGTGTGCCTGAAGTGCGGCCGGCGCAACCGCGTGCCGCAGGATATTGGCCTCGCGCGCGCCCGGTGCGGCGCGTGCGGCGAGCGGCTGATTCCGACGGCGTCCGCAGGGCGCGGGGAGACGACACGGACACACGATGCCGCTGCGGGGAGCCACCGCACGGCCGCGCATCGCCTGCCGCAGGATCTCTACAACGAGCTGTGTCGCGAGGGGCAGCTTCGGGTGCAGCTGCATCGGGTCGCGCGCGGCAGCCGCCTGGTGTGTCGCCGCTGCCAGCAGCCGTGGTGGGCGCCACGGAGCGGAAAGCCTCCGCGGCGATGCCCTGCTTGCGGGTCCGACGAATGGCTGACCTTCCGGCTCTTCAAGTGCGCGGAGTGCGGGCGCGAGTTCGAGACGGGCAACCTGCGCGGATGGCCGTATCTGCTGTATCCCCAGTGCCCGGAGTGCGGGTCGCGGCACTGGAGCCGTGCCGCCGAGCGCAGCCCCCTGCGGTGGCTCATGCGGTTGCTGCGGCGAAGGGGATGA
- a CDS encoding phenylalanine--tRNA ligase subunit beta, with product MKVPYSWLKEFVSVEAAPEEVGRRLTMVGLEVEGIEEVGDDFVLDVQPTSNRGDCLSILGVAREVAAAFDLPLTPPPIEMQEQGEAAEALASVRIDDPDLCPRYSARVVTGVEVKTSPPWMIHRLLRCGMRPINIVVDATNYVMLEMGQPLHAFDCDLIKPDAEGRAAIIVRTAQEGEPLTTLDGVERTLGAGVLVIADPERAVALAGVMGGANTEVSWSTTRVLLESAHFDRVSIRRTRKALELDTEASYRFERVVDPGGTAAAVDRVAALIADASGGEVAPGVVDAYPKVVLPVTIELRPKRANQLLGTRLSKSRMASLLRRLHLDVEAGKALRVTCPTYRPDLQAEIDLVEEVARVHGYDNIPATVTRAAAAPGRQAPELEFDLRAKAALMACGLNEAMSYTLTDAGVFDRLHLPVGHPVRRALRVKNPKSEEYTTLRTTMLDSMFSALAHNCRRGVTDVQLFEVGRVYLPCGEGELPREQRTVGIAVMGSSWTSRWSLDPASARADFYSLKGIVEEFARTMCGNVPQFEPLSHPSLREGQTAAAVLDGERIGMLGAPSGPVRAHYDLPDGAHVAEINLDALRRRAGKAAQSRRLSRYPAVRRDIALIIPGGVTATEVEQVIAGHAGDNLERVDLFDVYRGQQVPRGYKSIAYSLAFRHPERTLTDEEVDGALTNIRDALRAEVGAQIRE from the coding sequence ATGAAGGTTCCATATAGCTGGCTCAAAGAGTTTGTTTCCGTCGAAGCGGCGCCGGAGGAGGTCGGGCGGCGGCTGACCATGGTCGGGCTGGAGGTTGAGGGCATCGAAGAGGTCGGCGACGACTTCGTCCTCGACGTGCAGCCGACGTCGAACCGCGGCGATTGCCTGAGCATCCTCGGCGTCGCGCGGGAGGTGGCGGCCGCGTTCGACCTGCCGCTGACGCCGCCGCCGATCGAGATGCAGGAGCAGGGCGAGGCGGCGGAAGCCTTGGCGTCGGTGCGCATAGATGACCCCGATCTGTGCCCGCGCTATTCGGCGCGCGTGGTGACGGGGGTCGAGGTAAAGACGTCGCCGCCGTGGATGATCCACCGCCTGCTGCGCTGCGGCATGCGGCCGATCAACATCGTGGTTGACGCGACCAACTACGTCATGCTGGAGATGGGACAGCCGCTGCACGCCTTCGACTGCGATCTCATCAAGCCGGATGCCGAAGGCCGCGCCGCCATCATCGTGCGCACCGCGCAGGAGGGCGAGCCGCTGACGACGCTCGACGGCGTCGAGCGCACGCTCGGCGCCGGGGTGCTCGTCATCGCCGACCCGGAGCGGGCGGTGGCGCTCGCCGGCGTCATGGGCGGGGCCAACACCGAAGTGAGCTGGTCAACCACGCGCGTCTTGCTGGAGTCGGCGCATTTCGACCGCGTCAGCATTCGCCGCACGCGCAAGGCGCTGGAGCTGGACACCGAGGCATCGTATCGCTTCGAGCGCGTGGTTGATCCCGGTGGGACGGCGGCCGCGGTTGACCGCGTCGCGGCGCTGATCGCCGACGCGAGCGGCGGGGAGGTCGCGCCGGGCGTGGTTGACGCCTACCCCAAGGTCGTGCTGCCGGTGACGATCGAGCTGCGGCCGAAGCGCGCGAACCAACTGCTCGGGACGCGCTTGTCGAAGTCGCGCATGGCGTCGCTGCTGCGCAGGCTGCATCTCGACGTCGAGGCCGGGAAGGCGCTGCGCGTGACCTGCCCGACCTACCGCCCGGACCTGCAAGCGGAGATTGACCTGGTGGAGGAAGTCGCGCGCGTCCATGGATACGACAATATCCCTGCGACGGTGACGAGGGCCGCGGCAGCGCCCGGGCGGCAGGCGCCGGAATTGGAATTCGACCTGCGGGCGAAAGCGGCGCTTATGGCGTGCGGCCTCAACGAGGCGATGAGCTACACGCTGACCGACGCCGGCGTGTTCGACCGACTGCACCTGCCGGTGGGGCATCCCGTGCGCCGCGCGCTGCGGGTCAAGAACCCGAAGAGCGAGGAATACACGACGCTGCGCACGACGATGCTCGACAGCATGTTCTCGGCGCTGGCGCACAACTGCCGCCGGGGAGTCACCGACGTTCAGCTGTTCGAAGTCGGGCGCGTCTACCTGCCGTGCGGCGAGGGCGAGCTGCCGCGCGAGCAGCGCACGGTCGGCATCGCGGTCATGGGGAGCTCGTGGACGAGTCGCTGGAGCCTCGACCCGGCGTCCGCGCGGGCGGATTTCTACTCGCTGAAAGGCATCGTCGAAGAGTTCGCGCGCACGATGTGCGGTAATGTGCCGCAGTTCGAGCCGCTGTCCCATCCGTCGTTGCGCGAGGGGCAGACGGCGGCGGCGGTGCTCGACGGCGAGCGCATCGGGATGCTCGGCGCGCCGTCCGGGCCGGTGCGGGCGCACTACGACCTGCCGGACGGGGCGCACGTGGCGGAGATCAACCTCGATGCCCTGAGGCGGCGCGCTGGAAAGGCGGCGCAGAGCCGACGGCTGTCGCGGTATCCGGCGGTGCGGCGCGACATCGCGCTCATCATCCCCGGCGGCGTGACGGCGACGGAAGTGGAGCAGGTCATCGCAGGGCACGCAGGGGACAACCTGGAGCGCGTGGATCTCTTCGACGTGTACCGGGGGCAGCAAGTGCCGCGCGGTTACAAGAGCATCGCATATTCGCTCGCCTTCCGGCACCCGGAGCGCACGCTCACCGACGAGGAGGTCGACGGCGCGCTGACGAACATCAGGGACGCGCTGCGCGCGGAGGTTGGGGCGCAGATCAGGGAGTGA
- a CDS encoding FAD-dependent oxidoreductase yields MQVLLEAQKREPIDVLVAGGGIAGFCASVAARRAGARVLLIEDMGCLGGNATSGGVGAFCGETRGQGEVFDDIIRHLGELDAVAPYRPYEEREARQFDHQVLAYVLQEMAAEAGVEVLLFTHAAAAVREADRVSAVILSNRSGLAAVPASVVIDATGEACVVRAAGLPVQPDGDGALPMSVMFFMREVNAPADLPPAAVDPELASDPPMISRWPEPHGKLGVKVKVVGYDAADGDSLTAAEMAGRRVAMRVANHLRAGDYAAHKFDHFSARIGIREGRRILGDYTLTEQDVRAGRRFDDGVALGRFYLDYHDPSTPRRISRFDRAAAQVPPYHIPYRCLIAQGVENVLAAGRCLSADRAALSSARVMTTCAMMGQAAGLAAAQASDGDVRSVAGAALAEALRQRGAEL; encoded by the coding sequence ATGCAGGTACTGCTCGAGGCGCAAAAGCGCGAACCGATTGACGTCCTTGTCGCCGGCGGCGGCATCGCCGGCTTCTGCGCGTCCGTCGCGGCGCGGCGGGCCGGCGCGCGCGTGCTGCTCATCGAGGACATGGGCTGCCTGGGCGGCAACGCCACCTCCGGCGGCGTCGGCGCGTTCTGCGGCGAAACCCGCGGCCAAGGGGAAGTCTTCGATGACATCATTCGGCATCTCGGGGAACTGGACGCGGTCGCCCCGTACAGGCCCTACGAGGAACGGGAAGCACGGCAGTTCGATCACCAGGTGCTCGCCTATGTGCTCCAGGAGATGGCGGCCGAAGCGGGCGTCGAGGTGCTGCTCTTCACACACGCCGCCGCTGCGGTGCGCGAGGCCGATCGCGTCTCGGCGGTCATCTTGAGCAATCGCTCCGGCCTCGCTGCAGTTCCCGCGAGCGTCGTCATTGACGCGACCGGCGAAGCGTGCGTGGTGCGCGCCGCCGGCCTGCCCGTCCAGCCCGACGGCGACGGAGCGCTGCCGATGTCGGTGATGTTCTTCATGCGCGAGGTGAACGCGCCCGCAGACCTGCCGCCCGCCGCCGTCGATCCCGAGTTGGCGAGCGACCCGCCCATGATCTCGCGGTGGCCGGAGCCGCATGGTAAGCTCGGCGTCAAGGTCAAAGTCGTCGGCTACGATGCCGCCGACGGTGACTCCCTGACCGCTGCCGAGATGGCCGGCCGCCGCGTCGCGATGCGAGTCGCGAATCATCTGCGCGCCGGCGACTACGCCGCGCATAAGTTCGACCATTTCAGCGCGCGCATCGGGATTCGCGAAGGCCGCCGCATCCTCGGCGATTACACGCTGACCGAGCAGGACGTCCGCGCCGGGCGGCGGTTCGACGACGGGGTCGCGCTGGGGCGCTTCTACTTGGACTATCACGATCCGAGCACGCCGCGCCGCATCAGCCGCTTCGACCGCGCCGCCGCGCAGGTGCCGCCGTACCACATACCCTATCGCTGTCTCATCGCGCAGGGAGTGGAGAATGTGCTCGCGGCGGGACGCTGCCTCTCCGCCGACCGCGCCGCGCTGTCGAGCGCGCGGGTCATGACGACCTGCGCCATGATGGGCCAGGCGGCCGGCCTCGCCGCCGCACAGGCATCGGACGGGGATGTGCGCTCCGTCGCCGGGGCGGCGCTGGCAGAGGCCCTGCGCCAGCGCGGCGCCGAGCTCTAG
- a CDS encoding M20/M25/M40 family metallo-hydrolase yields MVSGKRMLAELMELTRIASPSRREAAVAEVVMAKLRGMGLRPRRDSAHRSFGGEVGNVIVRVPGSRRGQQSLLLNAHLDTVAQASPVQARVAGKYIVSSGDAPFGADDKVGVVAILEALRCVAEDGIEHPPLDVIFTVGEEAGLLGAKGLDPGRLRAGMGFTFDSGGRVGRIVNQAPSQDSFTAVITGRAAHAGVSPEKGVNAIRIAARAIAGMRQGRIDRETTANVGIIEGGVATNIVPERVRLEGEARSHNNRKLERQLQHMLKRIHDAAAEGGGGIDIEVRPQYRRFGLAADSPTIEVAERAVRAVGRRMKLETTGGGSDANIFNQHGVPTAILGCGYDNPHSASERMEIGEFAPLGRLTVALIRSAAAVL; encoded by the coding sequence ATGGTCAGCGGCAAGCGCATGCTCGCCGAGTTGATGGAGTTGACGCGCATCGCGAGTCCGTCGCGTCGCGAAGCGGCGGTCGCCGAGGTGGTGATGGCGAAACTGCGCGGGATGGGGCTGCGGCCGCGGCGCGATTCCGCTCACCGGAGCTTCGGCGGTGAGGTCGGCAATGTCATCGTGCGCGTGCCCGGCTCGCGGCGCGGGCAGCAGTCGCTGCTGCTCAACGCGCATCTCGACACGGTGGCGCAGGCAAGCCCGGTGCAGGCGCGCGTTGCCGGGAAGTACATCGTGAGCAGCGGGGACGCCCCGTTCGGCGCGGACGACAAGGTCGGCGTGGTGGCGATCCTCGAGGCGCTACGCTGCGTTGCGGAGGACGGCATCGAGCATCCGCCGCTCGATGTGATATTCACCGTCGGCGAGGAGGCCGGCCTGCTCGGCGCCAAGGGGCTGGATCCCGGGAGACTGCGCGCCGGCATGGGTTTCACCTTCGACTCCGGCGGGCGTGTCGGGCGCATCGTCAACCAGGCGCCGAGCCAGGACAGCTTCACGGCGGTTATCACCGGCCGCGCGGCGCACGCGGGGGTGTCGCCGGAGAAAGGCGTCAACGCGATCCGCATCGCGGCGCGCGCCATCGCCGGGATGCGCCAGGGACGAATTGACCGCGAGACGACGGCGAACGTCGGCATCATTGAGGGCGGCGTGGCGACCAACATCGTGCCGGAGCGGGTGCGACTCGAAGGCGAGGCGCGCAGCCACAACAACCGCAAGCTGGAGCGGCAGCTTCAGCACATGCTGAAACGGATTCACGACGCGGCGGCGGAGGGCGGCGGCGGGATTGATATCGAGGTGCGCCCGCAGTATCGGCGGTTCGGCCTAGCGGCGGACAGCCCAACGATTGAGGTTGCGGAGCGCGCGGTGCGCGCGGTCGGGCGGCGGATGAAGCTGGAAACGACCGGCGGCGGCAGCGACGCGAACATCTTCAACCAGCACGGCGTGCCGACGGCGATTCTCGGCTGCGGCTACGACAACCCGCACAGCGCAAGCGAACGGATGGAGATCGGGGAGTTCGCGCCGCTCGGCCGGCTGACCGTCGCGCTCATCCGAAGCGCCGCGGCGGTGCTGTAG
- a CDS encoding MFS transporter, with protein sequence MEPEETHPTPPSKLEDEQPALDPPGDADGDPGWRLTLYAAWVAQLFCIIGFSFVMPFFPFYIRDLGVPDRVVPIWAGFLATAGGITMTAAGPLWGMVADRYGRKLMVQRAMFGGAVVLGMMGLARNVYQLLALRFLQGTITGTVPASIALVSSVTPKNRMGYSLGLMQMAVFTGASVGPWLGGAVADRFGYRVPFAVTGALLFCGGLLVLFGTRERFKRPEPHEAMGAGSIRGLLSLRGVVTLLLVYFMLSLSGSIVGPIFPLFVESLMKTPERAASITGMLLAIGGIVAALASVTIGRSSDRFGHRRVLILTISLAGLFCFPQAVVRTVGQLLAIRILFGFAAGGMAPTVNALVTNIVPRSYLGRTYGLTTSANSLGMALGPSLGGWLAAAAGLRFPFVLMGAMLLLLALMVHQRVSPATTSPDAPDS encoded by the coding sequence GTGGAACCTGAGGAAACACACCCCACCCCGCCGTCGAAACTCGAGGACGAGCAACCCGCCCTCGACCCGCCGGGTGACGCCGACGGCGATCCCGGCTGGCGACTGACCCTCTACGCCGCGTGGGTCGCGCAGCTCTTCTGCATCATAGGCTTCTCATTCGTCATGCCCTTCTTCCCATTCTACATCCGCGATCTGGGCGTTCCCGATCGGGTGGTCCCCATTTGGGCGGGTTTCCTCGCTACCGCTGGCGGGATCACGATGACCGCCGCCGGCCCGCTGTGGGGCATGGTCGCGGACCGCTACGGCCGCAAGCTCATGGTGCAGCGCGCCATGTTCGGCGGCGCCGTGGTTCTGGGGATGATGGGCCTCGCCCGCAACGTTTACCAACTGCTTGCCCTCCGCTTCTTGCAGGGCACCATCACCGGCACCGTCCCCGCCTCGATCGCGCTCGTCTCCAGCGTCACCCCTAAGAACCGCATGGGCTACAGCCTCGGCTTGATGCAGATGGCCGTGTTTACCGGCGCCTCGGTCGGGCCGTGGCTCGGCGGCGCCGTCGCCGACCGCTTCGGCTATCGCGTGCCGTTCGCCGTCACCGGAGCCTTGCTCTTCTGCGGCGGCTTGCTCGTGCTGTTTGGCACACGCGAGCGCTTCAAGCGGCCGGAGCCCCACGAGGCCATGGGCGCCGGGTCCATCCGCGGCCTGCTCAGTCTGCGCGGCGTGGTTACTTTGCTCCTCGTCTATTTCATGCTCAGCCTGAGCGGCAGCATCGTCGGGCCGATCTTCCCGCTGTTCGTCGAGAGCTTGATGAAGACCCCCGAGCGCGCCGCTTCAATCACCGGCATGCTCCTCGCCATTGGCGGGATCGTCGCCGCCCTCGCCAGTGTGACCATCGGCAGATCCAGCGACCGGTTCGGGCACCGCCGCGTCCTCATCCTGACCATCTCGCTCGCGGGCCTGTTCTGCTTCCCGCAGGCCGTCGTCCGGACCGTCGGGCAGCTCCTCGCCATCCGCATCCTGTTCGGGTTCGCCGCCGGCGGCATGGCGCCGACGGTCAACGCGCTCGTCACCAACATCGTCCCGCGCAGCTACCTCGGGCGCACCTACGGCCTCACCACCTCAGCCAACTCCCTGGGCATGGCGTTGGGCCCGTCGCTCGGAGGCTGGCTTGCCGCCGCCGCGGGGCTGCGCTTCCCGTTCGTCCTCATGGGAGCAATGCTATTGCTCCTCGCGCTCATGGTTCACCAGCGCGTGTCGCCCGCGACGACGAGCCCTGACGCGCCGGATAGCTGA
- a CDS encoding carbohydrate ABC transporter permease has product MRAVVWIATIGVTYAAGALWLALVVDAVRRRRPGQGVALFAVAAASAGLWLVLPLRQPWLALAGTSPALLWGVITYAAINRRVRDWKQINRRRDDLRRVLLHVALATGSIIFSLPFVWLISTSLKPDARLMVIPPEWIPRPVLWENYGRALEFLPPETRHGLMYLWNTVYISIMSIIGTVLSASLVAYSFARLRWPGRDIIFVVLLATMMLPAAVTMIPVFLIFKWLGWVDTLRPLWVPAFFGGAFNIFLLRQFFMTIPRDLEDAAKIDGCSFFGIFWRIMLQLINPALAAIVIMSFMGSWNNFMGPLIYISSPEKMPVAYALQLYQSTHSAEYNLLMAAATMVVVPVVLLFFFTQRYFIQGVTLTGIKG; this is encoded by the coding sequence ATGCGAGCGGTTGTCTGGATAGCGACGATAGGGGTGACCTACGCGGCCGGGGCGCTGTGGCTGGCGCTGGTGGTTGACGCCGTTCGGCGGCGCAGGCCGGGGCAGGGGGTTGCGCTGTTCGCGGTGGCGGCGGCGAGCGCCGGGCTGTGGCTGGTCCTGCCGCTGCGTCAGCCCTGGCTGGCGTTGGCGGGGACGTCGCCGGCTCTGCTGTGGGGCGTGATAACCTACGCTGCCATCAACCGGCGCGTGCGCGACTGGAAGCAGATCAACCGGCGGCGAGACGACCTGCGCCGCGTGCTTCTGCACGTCGCGCTGGCGACCGGCTCGATAATCTTCAGCCTGCCGTTCGTGTGGCTGATCTCGACGTCGCTCAAGCCGGACGCGCGGCTCATGGTGATCCCGCCGGAATGGATTCCCCGGCCGGTGTTGTGGGAGAACTACGGGCGGGCGCTCGAATTCCTGCCGCCGGAGACCAGGCACGGCCTGATGTATCTCTGGAACACGGTGTACATCAGCATTATGAGCATCATCGGGACCGTGCTGTCCGCGTCGCTCGTGGCGTACTCGTTTGCGCGGCTGCGGTGGCCGGGGCGTGACATCATCTTCGTCGTGCTGCTCGCCACCATGATGCTGCCGGCGGCGGTGACGATGATCCCGGTATTCCTGATCTTCAAGTGGCTCGGCTGGGTGGACACGCTGCGGCCGCTGTGGGTGCCGGCGTTTTTCGGCGGGGCATTCAACATTTTCCTGCTGCGGCAGTTCTTCATGACCATCCCGCGCGATTTGGAGGACGCGGCGAAGATTGACGGGTGCTCGTTCTTCGGGATCTTCTGGCGCATCATGCTGCAGCTGATCAATCCCGCGCTGGCGGCGATCGTGATCATGTCATTCATGGGGTCGTGGAACAACTTCATGGGGCCGCTGATCTACATCAGCTCGCCGGAGAAGATGCCGGTGGCGTACGCACTCCAGCTCTACCAGTCCACGCATTCCGCGGAGTACAATCTGTTGATGGCGGCGGCGACGATGGTGGTGGTGCCCGTCGTGCTGCTGTTCTTCTTCACCCAGCGCTACTTCATCCAGGGCGTGACGCTGACGGGGATCAAGGGGTAA
- the pheS gene encoding phenylalanine--tRNA ligase subunit alpha: protein METRDRIRRLHEEAVSRIVDATSSAELEQVRVDYLGRKGALTGILRGLADLPPADRPGLGKMANEVQERLRAALDERAAEIAEEERQARLAAEALDVTLPGRHQRIGHRHPLTQVFEEMKSIFVGMGFEVVDGPEVEYYRYNFEALNYPEEHPAMDEQDSFYVADGILLRTQTSPMQIRVMEEREPPLRIIAPGKVYRREAVSVRLSHTFHQLEGYAVDRDITFADLKGTLALFVREFFGAETDIQFRADFFPFTEPSADYSVSCGLCEGSGCAVCKHTGWLEIGGCGLIHPNVLSVCGYDPEQVSGWAFGLGVDRIAMRRYGIEDIRLLVDNDMRFLEQF, encoded by the coding sequence ATGGAGACACGCGACAGGATTCGGCGACTGCACGAGGAGGCGGTGTCGCGCATCGTTGACGCGACGTCGAGCGCCGAGCTGGAGCAGGTGCGGGTGGATTACCTCGGGCGCAAGGGCGCGCTGACGGGTATCCTGCGCGGGCTGGCGGATCTGCCTCCGGCGGACCGGCCCGGCCTGGGCAAGATGGCCAACGAAGTGCAGGAGCGCCTGCGCGCGGCGCTGGATGAACGAGCGGCGGAGATCGCCGAGGAGGAGCGCCAGGCGCGGCTGGCGGCGGAGGCGCTCGACGTCACCCTGCCCGGCCGTCACCAGCGCATCGGCCACCGCCATCCGCTGACCCAGGTGTTCGAGGAGATGAAGTCCATCTTCGTCGGCATGGGATTCGAAGTAGTTGACGGGCCGGAGGTCGAGTATTACCGCTACAACTTCGAGGCGCTGAACTACCCCGAGGAACACCCGGCGATGGATGAGCAGGACTCGTTCTATGTCGCCGACGGCATCCTGCTGCGGACGCAGACGTCGCCGATGCAGATTCGCGTGATGGAGGAGCGCGAGCCGCCGCTGCGCATCATCGCGCCGGGGAAGGTCTACCGGCGCGAGGCGGTGTCGGTGCGCCTGTCGCACACCTTCCACCAACTCGAGGGGTATGCGGTGGATCGCGACATCACCTTCGCGGACCTCAAGGGCACGCTGGCGCTGTTCGTGCGCGAGTTCTTCGGTGCGGAAACGGACATTCAATTCCGGGCGGACTTCTTCCCGTTCACCGAGCCGAGCGCGGACTACTCCGTGAGCTGCGGGCTGTGCGAGGGGAGCGGGTGCGCGGTGTGCAAGCACACGGGATGGTTGGAGATCGGGGGCTGCGGGCTGATTCACCCGAACGTGCTGAGCGTGTGCGGCTACGATCCGGAGCAGGTCAGCGGGTGGGCGTTCGGCCTCGGGGTGGACCGGATCGCGATGCGCCGCTACGGCATCGAGGACATCCGCCTGCTGGTTGACAATGACATGCGGTTCCTGGAGCAGTTCTGA
- the prmC gene encoding peptide chain release factor N(5)-glutamine methyltransferase yields LAYDTGRAAFYRLEFAVDPRVIVPRPETEHVVEHALAAARGFDEPLIADVGTGSGCIAVALACNLERAIVYAMDLSRDALEVAETNARRHNVQDRVRLLHGDLLDPLSDPVHVIAANPPYVATGEFPGLMPEVRDYEPRHALDGGEDGLAVIRRLIRHAPPHLLPGGAVVMEIGASQAPAVLALAEDSFSDARVERDLAGLDRVLVARL; encoded by the coding sequence CTTGCATATGACACCGGCCGCGCGGCGTTCTATCGCCTGGAGTTCGCCGTGGATCCGCGGGTCATCGTGCCCCGGCCGGAGACCGAGCACGTCGTCGAGCACGCCCTGGCCGCCGCGCGCGGATTCGACGAGCCGCTCATCGCCGATGTCGGTACCGGCAGTGGCTGCATTGCGGTCGCACTCGCCTGCAACCTCGAACGCGCCATCGTCTACGCCATGGATTTGTCTCGGGATGCGCTCGAAGTCGCCGAGACCAACGCCCGCCGCCATAACGTGCAGGATCGCGTCCGCCTCCTCCACGGCGACCTGCTCGACCCGTTATCCGACCCGGTCCACGTCATCGCTGCCAACCCGCCGTATGTCGCCACCGGTGAGTTCCCTGGCCTCATGCCCGAGGTGCGCGACTACGAGCCGCGCCACGCCTTGGACGGCGGCGAAGACGGGCTGGCGGTCATCCGGCGGCTCATCCGGCACGCTCCACCGCACTTGCTCCCCGGCGGGGCTGTGGTGATGGAGATCGGCGCGAGCCAGGCGCCGGCCGTGCTCGCGCTCGCCGAAGACAGTTTCTCGGACGCCCGCGTTGAGCGCGACCTCGCAGGGCTCGATCGTGTGCTCGTCGCGCGGCTGTAA
- a CDS encoding sulfatase — protein sequence MICCVDAARADHVGCYGYGRPTTPEIDALATEGVRFANAVTDATYTLAAVASLFTGQYPDTHGASVVRMRIPLGLTTLPEACRAAGMRTGVLSASGNVIKPHGFGDGVDDFVRVYTGNPEEGRVPDLQRAWREWLAGVGDERFFMYVHIMPPHHPYEQSGQFQGTFDPDYAGTLGPTSEILFKLDAGEMRASERDLRHIVAMYDEALRYADWAVGTLVGDLRERGVLDNTILVVFSDHGEAFGEHGRFLHSSTVYNELTHILLAARLPSRAKAAGRTVTGFAQLSDIAPTLASLAGLELPAEQVQGFDLAPEMFGGRAVRPAAFSRCLREPKLLWSAEVAGAKGIFDDTGDLIELYDVSEDPGEEKNVMRERRDLAQRVAAVWRAWAARQAHLGAAGEAPTRREKLDKDTREWLRSLGYLR from the coding sequence GTGATCTGCTGCGTTGACGCGGCGCGCGCGGATCACGTCGGCTGCTACGGCTACGGGCGGCCGACGACCCCGGAGATAGACGCGCTGGCGACCGAGGGCGTGCGGTTTGCCAACGCGGTAACTGACGCGACATACACGCTCGCGGCCGTCGCATCGCTGTTCACGGGTCAGTACCCCGACACCCACGGCGCCTCCGTGGTGAGGATGCGGATTCCGCTCGGCCTGACCACGCTGCCCGAGGCGTGCCGGGCGGCAGGGATGCGCACCGGCGTGTTGAGCGCGAGCGGCAATGTGATCAAGCCCCACGGCTTCGGCGACGGCGTGGACGACTTCGTGCGGGTGTACACGGGCAACCCGGAGGAAGGGCGCGTGCCGGACCTGCAGCGGGCGTGGCGCGAGTGGCTGGCGGGCGTCGGCGACGAGCGCTTCTTCATGTATGTCCACATCATGCCGCCGCACCATCCCTACGAACAGTCGGGGCAGTTTCAGGGCACCTTCGATCCGGATTATGCCGGCACACTGGGCCCGACGAGCGAGATCCTGTTCAAGCTCGATGCCGGCGAGATGCGGGCAAGCGAGCGCGACCTGCGCCACATCGTCGCGATGTACGATGAGGCGCTGAGATACGCCGATTGGGCGGTCGGAACGCTCGTCGGAGACCTGCGCGAGCGCGGCGTGCTGGATAATACGATCCTCGTCGTGTTTTCCGACCACGGCGAGGCGTTCGGCGAGCACGGGCGCTTCCTGCACTCCAGCACGGTGTACAACGAGCTGACGCACATTCTGCTGGCGGCCCGCCTGCCGTCCCGCGCGAAGGCGGCAGGGCGAACCGTGACCGGCTTTGCCCAGCTGAGCGACATCGCGCCCACTCTGGCGTCGCTGGCCGGGCTCGAACTGCCCGCGGAGCAGGTTCAGGGATTCGATCTCGCGCCCGAGATGTTCGGCGGGCGGGCAGTGAGACCGGCTGCCTTCTCGCGCTGCCTACGCGAACCGAAGCTGTTATGGTCAGCCGAGGTCGCCGGCGCAAAGGGGATCTTCGACGACACAGGGGACCTGATCGAGCTATACGACGTGAGCGAGGATCCGGGGGAGGAGAAGAACGTGATGCGCGAGCGCCGCGATCTGGCGCAGCGTGTCGCTGCCGTGTGGCGGGCGTGGGCGGCGCGACAAGCGCACCTCGGGGCCGCAGGCGAGGCGCCCACTCGGCGGGAGAAACTCGACAAGGATACCCGCGAGTGGCTGCGCTCGCTGGGCTACTTGCGATAG